From one Sesamum indicum cultivar Zhongzhi No. 13 linkage group LG13, S_indicum_v1.0, whole genome shotgun sequence genomic stretch:
- the LOC105176444 gene encoding polyadenylate-binding protein 3 isoform X2, which yields MTCQYQWRVWLLIAGGCGASDLIGIEPDVVDYACTPEEVQQHFQACGTVNRVTILTDKFGQPKGFAYVEFLEQEAVQEALQLNESELHGRQLKVMVKRTNVPGMKQYRPRRFNPYLAYGYRRPYVPPYFYSPYGYGKVPRFRRPNRYMPYY from the exons ATGACATGCCAATATCAGTGGCGAGTTTGGTTGCTGATCGCTGGTGGATGTGGCGCATCAGATTTGATTGGTATAGAGCCTGATGTG GTGGATTATGCATGCACTCCGGAGGAAGTTCAGCAGCATTTTCAAGCATGTGGAACAGTAAATCGTGTGACTATTTTGACTGATAAATTCGGGCAGCCCAAAGGTTTTGCATATGTTGAGTTTCTTGAACAAGAAGCTGTTCAAGAGGCCCTGCAACTGAATGAATCTGAGCTACATGGACGTCAATTGAAG GTTATGGTGAAAAGGACCAATGTTCCTGGAATGAAACAATACCGTCCAAGACGATTCAATCCTTACCTTGCATATGGATACAGGAGGCCTTATGTTCCCCCCTATTTCTATTCTCCCTATGGTTATGG CAAGGTCCCAAGGTTCAGGCGTCCAAATCGCTACATGCCTTATTACTGA
- the LOC105176445 gene encoding phospho-2-dehydro-3-deoxyheptonate aldolase 2, chloroplastic codes for MALPNTAALSSKSLIQPQVLLPAAAAHHSTSFSCNHTPAVSRRHISAVHAAEPAKTPVIATTKLTVAPPAPAPSATKWAPDTWKNKNALQLPEYPDEAELESVLKTMEAYPPLVFAGEVRSLEERLAEAALGKAFLLQGGDCAESFKEFSANNIRDTFRILLQMSVVLSFGGQLPVIKVGRMAGQFAKPRSDPFEERDGVKLPSYKGDNINGDTFDEKSRIPDPHRMIRAYCQAASTLNLLRAFATGGYAAMQRVTQWNLDFVEHSEQGDRYQELAHRVDEALGFMEAAGLTIDHPVMSTTEFWTSHECLLLPYEQALTRKDSTSGLHYGCSAHMLWVGERTRQLDGAHVEFLRGVANPLGIKVSQKMDPNELTKLIDILNPTNKPGRITVIVRMGAENMRVKLPHLIRAVRQAGQVVTWVCDPMHGNTIKAPCGLKTRAFDAILAEVRAFFDVHEQEGSNPGGIHLEMTGQNVTECIGGSRTVTFDDLSSRYHTHCDPRLNASQSLELAFIVAERLRKKRMASRPLLS; via the exons aTGGCTCTACCAAACACCGCAGCCTTGTCCTCCAAATCACTCATCCAGCCCCAAGTTCTCCTCCCCGCCGCCGCCGCCCACCATTCCACCTCATTCTCCTGCAACCACACCCCCGCCGTCTCCCGCCGCCACATCTCTGCCGTGCATGCAGCTGAGCCTGCTAAAACTCCCGTCATCGCCACCACCAAGCTAACCGTAGCGCCACCGGCACCGGCGCCCTCCGCCACCAAGTGGGCCCCGGATACCTGGAAAAACAAGAACGCCCTGCAGCTCCCCGAGTACCCGGATGAAGCGGAGCTGGAATCTGTGTTGAAGACCATGGAAGCTTACCCTCCATTGGTCTTCGCCGGAGAAGTCCGCAGCCTGGAGGAGCGGCTGGCCGAGGCGGCATTGGGGAAAGCCTTCCTCTTGCAAGGTGGGGATTGCGCTGAGAGCTTCAAGGAGTTCAGTGCTAATAACATTCGTGACACTTTCAGAATTCTCCTCCAGATGAGTGTGGTCCTCTCTTTCGGTGGCCAATTGCCTGTTATTAAG GTTGGAAGAATGGCTGGTCAGTTTGCGAAACCAAGATCGGATCCATTCGAGGAAAGGGATGGAGTGAAGCTGCCTAGTTACAAAGGCGACAACATAAACGGCGATACCTTTGATGAGAAATCTAGAATTCCCGATCCTCATAGGATGATAAGGGCCTATTGCCAGGCTGCTTCAACGCTCAACCTTCTCAGGGCCTTTGCAACCGGAGGTTACGCCGCAATGCAGAGGGTTACTCAGTGGAATCTTGATTTCGTTGAGCACAGTGAGCAGGGAGACAG GTATCAGGAACTGGCTCACAGGGTTGACGAAGCGTTGGGGTTCATGGAGGCAGCTGGACTTACTATCGACCACCCGGTTATGTCCACAACTGAGTTCTGGACTTCCCATGAATGCTTGCTTCTACCTTATGAACAAGCACTCACCCGGAAAGATTCAACTTCTGGCCTTCATTATGGCTGCTCTGCTCACATGCTCTGGGTTGGGGAACGTACCAGGCAATTGGATGGTGCACATGTTGAGTTCTTGAGAGGAGTCGCTAATCCACTTGGTATCAAG GTGAGCCAAAAGATGGATCCTAACGAACTCACCAAGCTCATCGATATCTTGAATCCCACCAACAAGCCGGGAAGAATTACAGTTATAGTCAGAATGGGTGCTGAGAACATGCGGGTCAAGCTTCCTCATTTGATCAGGGCTGTGCGCCAAGCAGGGCAAGTTGTCACTTGGGTATGCGACCCGATGCATGGAAACACTATCAAGGCACCTTGCGGACTCAAAACTCGTGCTTTTGATGCAATCTTG GCTGAGGTGAGGGCTTTCTTTGACGTGCACGAGCAAGAGGGGAGCAACCCTGGTGGGATCCATCTCGAAATGACGGGGCAGAATGTGACTGAGTGCATCGGAGGATCAAGAACCGTTACCTTCGACGACCTCAGCTCTCGATACCACACACATTGCGACCCGAGATTAAATGCTTCCCAGTCTCTCGAACTGGCCTTCATCGTCGCGGAGAGATTAAGGAAGAAGAGGATGGCATCTAGACCTCTGCTCTCTTAG
- the LOC105176442 gene encoding ABC transporter G family member 11-like, whose amino-acid sequence MDSPVNVPRWTPSPSQTSRLINVSSDKDQGTAASSQATSKSSKRWFPVASSSLKAGSDIVRSMDMEISSSRGEETDGLGRNSGVYLTWKDLWVTVADKTAPEGERRPILHGVTGYAEPGEALTIMGPSGCGKSTLLDALAGRLDSNARQKGDILINGRKQSLAFGTSAYVTQDDALMTTLTVREAVCYSAFLQLPDTMSKSEKQERAEATIKEMGLQDSIDTRIGGWHVKGLSGGQKRRVSICIEILTRPKLLFLDEPTSGLDSAASYHVMSRIIKVAQQDRRTVVASIHQPSGEVFELFHNLCLLSSGRMIYFGSVSTANEFFTSNGFPCPPMRNPSDHYLRTINKDFDADIEQGLYGTVSADEAINVLAKSYKSSEAHQQVQTRANDICHENGGLLEKKGSQAGFITQCLILTQRSFINMHRDVGYYWFRLAIYVALCICIGTIFYKIGHSYGSIQARGSVLMFVATLMTFMAIGGFPSFVEDMKIFTRERLNGHYGVVAFVVGNTISSIPYLFFISIIPGPIAYYLVGLQKSIDHFIYFTLLLFGCMMLVESLMMVIASVVPNFLMGIIAGAGIQGVMILNGGFFRLPHDLPKPFWKYPVFYISFHKYANQGFYKNEFEGLNFPNQVQVGGPSTISGDEILRNVWQVEMGYSKWIDLAIILGMVVVYRVMFWGIIKAQEKFKPMIRAFVVGYAK is encoded by the exons ATGGATTCTCCTGTAAATGTCCCGAGATGGACGCCAAGCCCCAGCCAGACGTCGAGGCTCATCAACGTGAGCAGCGACAAAGATCAGGGCACCGCTGCTTCTTCACAAGCAACGTCCAAGAGCTCGAAACGGTGGTTTCCAGTCGCGTCGTCGTCGCTGAAAGCGGGTTCGGATATCGTAAGGTCGATGGATATGGAGATATCGTCGTCGCGTGGGGAAGAGACTGATGGTTTGGGGAGAAATAGTGGGGTTTACTTGACGTGGAAGGATTTGTGGGTGACGGTGGCGGACAAGACGGCGCCGGAGGGGGAACGGCGGCCCATCTTGCACGGGGTCACCGGATACGCGGAGCCCGGCGAGGCGTTGACCATAATGGGGCCTTCTGGCTGTGGCAAGTCAACTCTTCTTGATGCATTGGCAG GAAGGTTGGATTCAAATGCAAGACAGAAGGGAGATATTCTTATCAATGGCCGCAAGCAATCACTAGCATTTGGCACTTCT GCCTATGTGACTCAAGATGATGCCTTAATGACAACTTTAACAGTAAGGGAAGCCGTCTGCTACTCTGCTTTTCTCCAACTCCCGGACACTATGTCCAAATCAGAGAAGCAGGAAAGAGCTGAAGCTACGATCAAGGAGATGGGATTGCAAGACTCCATCGACACAAGAATTGGAGGGTGGCATGTAAAAGGACTTAGCGGTGGCCAAAAGAGGAGAGTGAGCATTTGCATTGAAATCTTGACACGCCCTAAACTTCTTTTCCTGGATGAGCCTACTAGTGGTTTGGATAGCGCGGCTTCTTACCACGTCATGAGTCGTATCATCAAAGTCGCGCAACAAGACAGAAGAACGGTCGTCGCCTCCATCCATCAGCCGAGTGGGGAAGTCTTTGAGCTATTCCACAATCTTTGCCTCTTATCCTCAGGGAGAATGATTTACTTTGGTTCCGTTTCAACCGCAAATGAG TTTTTCACTTCAAATGGCTTCCCTTGTCCACCCATGAGGAATCCATCAGACCACTACCTCAGGACAATCAACAAAGACTTTGATGCT GATATAGAACAAGGACTCTATGGAACGGTAAGTGCCGATGAAGCTATCAATGTTCTTGCTAAGTCATACAAGTCATCAGAAGCTCATCAACAAGTACAAACACGAGCAAATGATATATGCCACGAG AACGGAGGACTGTTGGAGAAGAAGGGAAGTCAGGCAGGGTTCATTACCCAGTGTCTTATTCTAACTCAGAGATCTTTCATAAATATGCATCGTGACGTGGGCTATTACTGGTTTCGACTAGCTATATATGTCGCCCTGTGCATCTGTATTGGaacaatattttacaaaattggcCACAGTTATGGATCCATTCAG GCTAGAGGCTCGGTGTTAATGTTTGTTGCAACACTCATGACATTTATGGCAATAGGTGGCTTCCCTTCTTTTGTGGAAGACATGAAA ATCTTCACGCGTGAACGACTAAACGGGCACTATGGCGTGGTTGCATTTGTTGTGGGAAACACGATTTCTTCCATCCCATACTTGTTTTTTATCTCAATTATACCGGGGCCAATAGCCTATTACCTAGTCGGCCTTCAAAAGAGCATAGACCACTTCATATACTTCACGCTATTACTTTTCGGGTGCATGATGTTGGTTGAGAGTCTAATGATGGTTATTGCTAGTGTCGTGCCCAACTTTCTCATGGGGATTATAGCCGGGGCCGGGATTCAGGGCGTGATGATACTCAATGGGGGCTTCTTCCGCCTCCCGCATGACCTTCCTAAACCTTTCTGGAAGTATCCTGTATTCTACATCTCGTTTCACAAGTACGCAAATCAAGGGTTCTACAAGAATGAGTTTGAAGGGCTCAACTTTCCTAATCAAGTGCAAGTGGGAGGGCCATCTACCATCAGTGGTGATGAGATTTTGAGAAATGTTTGGCAAGTAGAGATGGGGTACTCTAAGTGGATTGATTTGGCTATTATTTTAGGTATGGTGGTTGTGTATAGGGTTATGTTTTGGGGAATCATTAAAGCTCAAGAAAAGTTCAAGCCTATGATTAGAGCTTTTGTTGTTGGTTATGCAAAATAG
- the LOC105176444 gene encoding polyadenylate-binding protein 2 isoform X1, which yields MEEEEHEVYGGEIPDEGEMEADADVEMPAADDDAAAKELDEMKKRLKEMEEEAAALREMQAKVEKEMGAVQDPASAAAAQASKEEVDSRSVFVGNVDYACTPEEVQQHFQACGTVNRVTILTDKFGQPKGFAYVEFLEQEAVQEALQLNESELHGRQLKVMVKRTNVPGMKQYRPRRFNPYLAYGYRRPYVPPYFYSPYGYGKVPRFRRPNRYMPYY from the exons atgGAGGAAGAGGAGCATGAGGTGTACGGCGGAGAGATACCGGATGAAGGAGAAATGGAGGCCGATGCCGATGTGGAGATGCCTGCAGCTGATGATGACGCAGCCGCCAAG GAATTGGATGAGATGAAGAAGCGATTGAAGGAGATGGAAGAGGAAGCGGCCGCGCTTCGTGAAATGCAGGCAAAAGTGGAGAAGGAGATGGGAGCTGTTCAAg ATCCTGCTAGTGCTGCTGCTGCCCAGGCAAGCAAGGAGGAAGTGGATTCACGATCAGTGTTCGTTGGCAAT GTGGATTATGCATGCACTCCGGAGGAAGTTCAGCAGCATTTTCAAGCATGTGGAACAGTAAATCGTGTGACTATTTTGACTGATAAATTCGGGCAGCCCAAAGGTTTTGCATATGTTGAGTTTCTTGAACAAGAAGCTGTTCAAGAGGCCCTGCAACTGAATGAATCTGAGCTACATGGACGTCAATTGAAG GTTATGGTGAAAAGGACCAATGTTCCTGGAATGAAACAATACCGTCCAAGACGATTCAATCCTTACCTTGCATATGGATACAGGAGGCCTTATGTTCCCCCCTATTTCTATTCTCCCTATGGTTATGG CAAGGTCCCAAGGTTCAGGCGTCCAAATCGCTACATGCCTTATTACTGA